One region of Ptychodera flava strain L36383 chromosome 3 unlocalized genomic scaffold, AS_Pfla_20210202 Scaffold_27__1_contigs__length_13241970_pilon, whole genome shotgun sequence genomic DNA includes:
- the LOC139126495 gene encoding uncharacterized protein yields the protein MWAKRFVCLFQVLVFGPHITRVLSADIFSEMGDSINLPCEYKKPQTAYSRTTIDWRKESPDSFSLTLLTIIDFIVDGVVNRRYSAKEDGSLIIRNVTCEDTGSYKCIVAFRLNEPIDGIGYHTEVNKVNLTVKSSIRGVSVYPKLEIGNGVATRKKGDSTLVCRAENSVRPAADALHWTFDYDKHTRHKITYFDEHRTDGKMDVSSVLTLKPPRHVPYWYNVSCSVIEDTCSILTSSLLVYLEPRQDRRIKKGRKLGRIGREKNKKRKNFKKLRKEKRRLLKQHERRNEIQNLAQNENE from the exons GACCACATATTACAAGGGTGTTGTCCGCGGATATATTCTCAGAAATGGGCGACAGTATTAATTTACCGTGCGAATATAAAAAACCACAAACAGCATACTCCAGGACCACTATCGACTGGAGGAAGGAATCACCAGACAGCTTTAGTCTTACCCTATTGACGATCATCGATTTCATTGTCGATGGTGTTGTTAATCGTAGATACAGCGCCAAAGAAGACGGTTCATTAATAATACGCAACGTCACTTGTGAAGACACGGGATCATACAAGTGTATAGTGGCCTTTCGGTTGAATGAACCAATCGACGGTATTGGTTATCATACTGAAGTGAACAAAGTCAATCTAACGGTTAAAT CGTCTATTCGAGGGGTCAGCGTTTATCCGAAACTAGAGATTGGAAATGGCGTGGCAACGAGAAAAAAAGGCGATTCGACACTTGTTTGCAGGGCAGAAAACAGCGTACGGCCAGCAGCTGACGCCTTACATTGGACGTTTGACTACGATAAACATACTCGTCACAAGATTACTTATTTCGATGAACACCGTACGGATGGGAAGATGGACGTCTCCAGTGTGTTGACTTTAAAGCCACCACGTCATGTCCCATATTGGTACAACGTCTCGTGTTCGGTTATTGAGGACACATGTAGCATTTTGACCTCATCATTACTTGTGTACTTGGAACCCAGACAGG ATCGTCGGATTAAGAAAGGGAGGAAACTAGGAAGAATTGGAAGGGAAAAGAACAAGAAACGAAAGAACTTCAAGAAGTTAAGGAAAGAGAAACGACGACTACTCAAACAGCATGAACGAcgaaatgaaatacaaaacctAGCACAGAATGAGAATGAGTGA